In Kryptolebias marmoratus isolate JLee-2015 linkage group LG20, ASM164957v2, whole genome shotgun sequence, a genomic segment contains:
- the neurod6b gene encoding neurogenic differentiation factor 6-B yields MLTLPFEEPHMMCEPRFGANYPRESLPVSLEQERQHNADRSKPDIMREAEDDISDREEDEREDDQDENGLPKKRGPRKKKAGKEQMDRAKLRRQEANARERSRMHGLNAALESLRKVVPCYSKTQKLSKIETLRLAKNYIWALSETLSAGKRPDLLAFVQTLCKGLSQPTTNLVAGCLQLNARNFLTDHNGEVMFSGRSPYETMYSYTGTDINSPPGHSGGSLDTSTKPFRHYGYSSSYEPYFENPSPEGGSPHFDGQLSPPMNFNGIFSLKHEEPPDYAKSSHYSMRYCGAPGRAALAPNSMYRVSPEARFPYDLHVRSQSFQAQGEVNGSFHN; encoded by the coding sequence ATGTTGACGCTGCCATTCGAGGAACCCCATATGATGTGTGAGCCGCGCTTTGGTGCCAATTATCCCCGCGAAAGCCTACCTGTGAGCCTAGAGCAGGAGCGACAGCACAACGCAGACAGGTCCAAGCCAGACATCATGAGGGAGGCCGAGGACGACATTTCCGACAGGGAGGAGGACGAAAGAGAGGACGACCAGGACGAGAACGGGCTTCCCAAAAAGCGAGGTCCCCGGAAAAAGAAGGCCGGGAAGGAGCAGATGGACAGGGCCAAACTCCGGCGCCAGGAAGCCAACGCCCGGGAGCGCAGCAGGATGCACGGCCTGAACGCTGCGCTGGAGAGTCTGCGCAAAGTTGTGCCGTGCtactcaaaaactcaaaaactgtCCAAGATTGAGACGCTCAGGTTGGCTAAAAACTACATCTGGGCCTTGTCAGAGACCTTGAGCGCAGGGAAGAGACCGGACCTCTTAGCATTCGTTCAGACTTTGTGCAAAGGATTATCTCAGCCGACCACCAACTTAGTGGCCGGCTGTTTGCAGCTGAACGCAAGAAATTTTCTCACAGACCACAACGGCGAGGTGATGTTTTCTGGCAGATCGCCGTACGAAACCATGTACTCGTACACCGGAACGGACATAAACTCGCCCCCAGGCCACAGCGGCGGCAGCTTGGACACCAGCACCAAGCCGTTCCGACACTACGGCTACAGCAGCTCCTATGAGCCCTACTTCGAGAACCCGTCCCCGGAAGGCGGGAGCCCACATTTCGACGGCCAGCTGAGCCCCCCGATGAACTTTAACGGGATTTTCTCCCTCAAACACGAGGAGCCGCCGGATTACGCCAAGAGCAGCCACTATAGCATGCGCTACTGCGGCGCGCCAGGACGCGCGGCCCTGGCGCCGAACTCAATGTACCGAGTGTCCCCAGAGGCCCGTTTCCCCTACGATCTCCACGTCCGCAGCCAGTCCTTTCAAGCACAAGGGGAAGTTAATGGCTCCTTCCACAATTAA
- the LOC108232842 gene encoding chemokine XC receptor 1-like — MENNYNLIDDQEDDSDGAAYICHISDFSTINGYVFILFTIISVIGNTLLICVLVTQKVLKFVTKTFILNLACSDLIFTATLPFWAYYHLHHWVFGDFLCKFMTAVYFVGLYSSIFILTGMTVDRFITVVLNKWPNNSLRKRCAVGVCVAAWVISIAVSPYDASKMQVENDSYCEAYSEAELGYYLQVSLLFFLPFAVIIFCHLSIIRTVFQATNRQRRKAVGIVFCIVAAYFICWGPYNFLLFIKSLYQPSGCKAAQRLETAYNICRILAFSHCCVNPLLCLLSQRIRRHLLDLLKVKTICLNKRQRVTDENGSGVQTVRLSTAVNSAVNLELHNQ; from the coding sequence ATGGAGAACAACTACAATTTGATTGATGACCAAGAAGATGACAGCGATGGAGCTGCATATATTTGTCACATTTCGGATTTTTCAACCATCAATGGATATGTCTTCATCTTGTTCACCATCATCAGTGTCATAGGAAACACCCTCCTCATATGTGTTCTTGTCACCCAAAAAGTCCTAAAGTTTGTTACTAAAACGTTCATCTTGAACCTGGCTTGCTCTGACTTGATCTTCACTGCTACACTTCCATTCTGGGCTTACTACCACCTCCACCACTGGGTCTTCGGGGACTTTTTATGCAAATTCATGACTGCCGTGTACTTTGTTGGTTTGTACAGCAGCATCTTTATACTTACTGGCATGACTGTGGATCGATTCATTACTGTGGTGCTGAACAAGTGGCCGAACAACAGTCTGAGAAAAAGGTGTGCTGTCGGTGTCTGTGTAGCTGCCTGGGTCATCAGCATTGCTGTATCTCCATACGATGCCAGCAAAATGCAAGTGGAGAACGATTCCTACTGTGAAGCTTACTCTGAGGCTGAGCTGGGATACTATCTCCAAGTTTCACTGCTCTTCTTTCTTCCGTTTGCTGTCATCATTTTCTGCCATTTGTCCATCATCAGAACGGTTTTCCAGGCTACAAACAGACAAAGGCGCAAAGCTGTAGGTATAGTTTTCTGCATTGTTGCAGCCTACTTCATCTGCTGGGGTCCCtacaattttttactttttatcaagTCCTTGTACCAACCCAGCGGCTGTAAAGCAGCACAACGGCTGGAAACTGCCTACAATATTTGTCGAATACTTGCCTTCTCTCACTGCTGTGTGAACCCTTTGCTCTGTTTGCTGTCACAGAGAATAAGAAGACATCTGCTGGATcttctaaaagttaaaaccatttGTCTGAATAAAAGGCAGCGAGTCACTGACGAGAACGGGTCTGGTGTTCAAACTGTACGTTTGAGCACAGCAGTAAACTCAGCTGTCAACCTGGAACTGCACAACCAATAA
- the LOC108232844 gene encoding chemokine XC receptor 1-like has product MEYNYNLIDDQEDDSDGAAYICHISDFSTINGYVFILFTIISVIGNTLLICVLVTQKVLKFVTKTFILNLACSDLIFTATLPFWAYYHLHHWVFGDFLCKFMTAVYFVGLYSSIFILTGMTVDRFITVVLNKWPNNSLRKRCAVGVCVAAWVISIAVSPYDASKMQVENDSYCEAYSEAELGYYLQVSLLFFLPFVVIIFCYLSIIRTVFQATNRQRRKAVGIVFCIVAAYFICWGPYNFLLFIKSLYQPSGCKAAQQLETAYNICRILAFSHCCVNPLLCILLQRIRRHLLSLLKGVTGGLKRREVVTDENTIDIQTVPRRIAPNSAVMVNMNNH; this is encoded by the coding sequence ATGGAGTACAACTACAATTTGATTGATGACCAAGAAGATGACAGCGATGGAGCTGCATATATTTGTCACATTTCGGATTTTTCAACCATCAATGGATATGTCTTCATCTTGTTCACCATCATCAGTGTCATAGGAAACACCCTCCTCATATGTGTTCTTGTCACCCAAAAAGTCCTAAAGTTTGTTACTAAAACGTTCATCTTGAACCTGGCTTGCTCTGACTTGATCTTCACTGCTACACTTCCATTCTGGGCTTACTACCACCTCCACCACTGGGTCTTCGGGGACTTTTTATGCAAATTCATGACTGCCGTGTACTTTGTTGGTTTGTACAGCAGCATCTTTATACTTACTGGCATGACTGTGGATCGATTCATTACTGTGGTGCTGAACAAGTGGCCGAACAACAGTCTGAGAAAAAGGTGTGCTGTCGGTGTCTGTGTAGCTGCCTGGGTCATCAGCATTGCTGTATCTCCATACGATGCCAGCAAAATGCAAGTGGAGAACGATTCCTACTGTGAAGCTTACTCTGAGGCTGAGCTGGGATACTATCTCCAAGTTTCACTGCTCTTCTTTCTTCCGTTTGTTGTCATCATTTTCTGCTATTTGTCCATCATCAGAACGGTTTTCCAGGCTACAAACAGACAAAGGCGCAAAGCCGTAGGTATAGTTTTCTGCATTGTTGCAGCCTACTTCATCTGCTGGGGTCCCtacaattttttactttttatcaagTCCTTGTACCAACCCAGCGGCTGTAAAGCAGCACAACAGCTGGAAACTGCCTACAATATCTGTCGAATACTTGCCTTCTCTCACTGCTGTGTGAACCCTTTGCTCTGTATATTGTTACAGAGAATAAGAAGACATCTGCTGAGTCTTCTAAAAGGTGTAACAGGTGGTCTGAAAAGAAGGGAGGTAGTCACTGACGAGAACACAATTGATATTCAAACTGTGCCCCGGAGGATAGCACCAAACTCAGCTGTTATGGTGAACATGAACAATCATTAG
- the LOC108232856 gene encoding chemokine XC receptor 1 — MATDEYDTDTTETFDYVTDYEDEECNQTSLIQFGAKLTPFFFAIVIILSLFGNILVLVILVKYENLKCITNTFILNLAVSDLLFTAGLPFWAHYHMFGWTLGNPLCLTVNFIFYVGFYSSGFLLILMTVHRYIAVINPLSDIVSASGLSSIIATVIIWVVSILAGSPVLFFVKVKPPDYCGFDSSEGNKWGTYQQNALFILTSVVFISCYSQILCRLLHPPAQRRRNKTVKLIFTLMIVFFVGWGPYNVVIFLKTLSISEICQTSIDLNYAFYISRLLAFSHCCLNPVFYVFMGVKFKTHLKKILRNCGQNNSSNIPNRRSRLTITSQLSGEEFSM, encoded by the coding sequence ATGGCCACAGATGAATACGACACCGACACAACAGAAACCTTTGATTATGTCACTGATTATGAAGATGAAGAATGCAACCAAACAAGTCTCATTCAATTCGGAGCAAAATTGACTCCCTTCTTTTTCGCCATTGTGATTATCCTTAGTCTGTTTGGCAACATCCTTGTTCTTGTCATTCTGGTCAAGTATGAGAATCTGAAATGCATCACCAACACATTCATCCTGAACCTGGCTGTATCGGATCTCCTCTTCACCGCAGGCCTGCCCTTTTGGGCCCACTACCACATGTTTGGATGGACATTGGGAAACCCTCTGTGCTTAacagtaaactttattttctatGTTGGCTTCTACAGCAGTGGTTTCCTCCTCATCCTGATGACTGTTCATCGCTATATAGCTGTGATCAATCCTCTCTCTGACATAGTGTCAGCCTCAGGTCTCTCCAGCATCATAGCTACTGTGATCATTTGGGTTGTTAGCATCCTGGCAGGCAGCCCAGtccttttctttgttaaagtaaaaccaCCAGATTACTGTGGATTTGACAGCTCTGAAGGAAATAAGTGGGGAACCTACCAACAAAACGCCCTCTTCATCCTGACTTCCGTAGTGTTCATTTCTTGCTATTCTCAGATCCTCTGCAGATTGCTGCACCCTCCAGCCCAAAGGAGAAGGAACAAAACtgtcaaactcattttcactctcatgattgttttctttgtaggGTGGGGACCGTACAATGTAGTGATATTTCTCAAGACATTGTCAATTTCAGAAATCTGCCAAACTAGTATTGATTTGAATTATGCCTTCTACATCAGCCGGCTCCTCGCCTTCTCCCACTGCTGCCTCAACcctgtgttttatgtgtttatggGTGTAAAATTCAAAACCCATTTGAAGAAAATCCTGAGAAACTGTGGCcagaacaacagcagcaacatccCCAACAGACGGAGCCGACTCACAATCACGTCTCAGTTGAGCGGTGAGGAGTTTTCTATGTAG
- the LOC108232959 gene encoding FYVE and coiled-coil domain-containing protein 1, with translation MASSSSLGDKQLHRIIRDLHDAVFELCKEHKECGEPITDDSANLHKFFYKLEYLLQFDQKEKTTFLGQRKDYWDYFCDCLIKIKGANDGIRFVKSIPELKTSLGKGRAFIRYSLVHQRLADALQQCFINQKITSDWYYARSPFLKSHLTADIINHLYELNQIQFDVAARGYDLDADWPTFARRTLGAASSAYLWKPPSRCSSINSLVSSISHSQAQECLPIPDLNQSLLGELGDLGEPSACSISENLRVELDQSELRQRELLVRVQELDKEAAELKAVVKDLQGQLSAQESVLSASNSGTGHEDRVNRHQKLGESAITELHERLTAAENKNMELLTKLDEALNEKGQQTASYCDSAWKIQELLEKVKIAEEERLEAKREAEDRTRHSERLSQQLKLREEELRRSEEKLAEVKANAHDEQEEALVRLEELQSVVGRIQGALTLKEKETGNLRAQLQDVQASLECRERQAEELRRRLQEEREEVEQRCGISCEELENQMLDLRRTLKNKEKEVASSSEKIKHLEEQLEKLNAERETLCSQVDDAEAILCYETGNAQDYKAQCSNLMEMNTKLLQTLNKSETSLTELTESRAALLDQLTSSKASEKHLKGRLEAANMNVEDREKKLLDENLHLEETIQKAFFQKEESDAQLKTLQQENLKLLDAQSSLKTQLTTTQEKLELLTTKGDVLEKSLAVSQRGQAELLEKLQDSEEKLRAQTVKFSLLQAHADELESRTGELHREKGAAECNEKMQKHHDEHQASLDSKEAPIRLVIAEAQLDLNLREVTRLREEVVELRAQLLAGNEERMKVQALQEVTEASREDLRLLADQLKAQVEELNRRHVDEILRSREHEEALVRERDGEAQARAGLAAEVTSCREELDGLKMSYEALRLEHNESQEALHRANTETAELGVHVCMLTAEKEEASLRWEDLSARLQELEEEAAQEAERLNACLEQLRQENQELHSQLCNNEELLAVKQKLQAELREAQQAAETGQKTSQNEIQVLQLQHSSQAMSHRNQLQEVNQELQEVRSQLVMEQEKADRLENKLKQLEAENQRYDQQIEEKNIQMVESANLILQKEDEIIHLKENVSRSEESLVAAQRACQEMAENLRRVMQDKQSFDLKTAAELDDLYRTKINLEERLVELIREKDALWQKSDALEFEQKLRDEETERDVNYCLGCHTQFSWWLRKYNCRLCGRPFCYYCCSNTVSTQQGGARERCCQDCYNQHSAVVERHPQVEVTHSTPGSPFSRLLQTTRSLAGAAGGDEGDKPDDGVFDIITEEEVSGVNNSGSFTTAYSPGHDQQGAAQLNSSASTGDVTSEDTEDLSAALQDAEICLLKSGELTLSVPFMVDDISGFGDSSRELFIKSSCYSIVPITINSPGPTVSWTFTSEPKRISFSVVYRENAETPLEQAKVLIPLTRCNSHKETIQGELKVRNAGEYIFIFDNSFSRFISKKVLYHLSVDKPVVYDGSDLL, from the exons AtggcctcctcttcatcacttgGAGACAAACAGCTGCACAGGATAATCAGAGATCTACATG ATGCTGTGTTTGAGTTGTGTAAGGAACATAAGGAATGTGGTGAACCAATAACTGACGACAGTGCCAACCTGCACAAGTTCTTCTACAAGCTTGAATACCTTCTGCAG TTTGaccagaaagaaaagacaaccTTCCTTGGCCAGAGAAAAGACTACTGGGATTACTTCTGCGACTGCCTGATTAAGATCAAAGGAGCTAACGATGGCATCCGTTTTGTTAAGTCCATCCCTGAG CTGAAGACGTCTCTGGGGAAGGGAAGGGCTTTCATCCGTTACTCACTCGTTCACCAGCGCCTCGCCGACGCTCTGCAGCAGTGTTTCATAAATCAGAAGATCACAAG TGACTGGTATTACGCCCGAAGCCCTTTTCTCAAGTCTCACCTCACCGCTGACATCATCAACCATCTTTATGAGCTGAACCAGATCCAGTTTGATGTTGCCGCCAGAGGTTACGACCTCGATGCAGATTGGCCAACATTTGCAAG GCGAACATTAGGAGCCGCCTCCTCCGCTTACTTGTGGAAGCCTCCAAGTCGTTGCTCCAGCATCAACAGCCTGGTTAGCAGCATTTCACACTCACAG GCACAGGAGTGTCTTCCAATTCCAGACTTGAATCAGAGTCTGCTTGGTGAACTCGGAGATTTAGGAGAACCTTCTGCTTGCAGCATTTCAGAAAATCTTCGCGTCGAGCTTGATCAGTCTGAGCTTAGACAGCGGGAGCTTTTGGTACGGGTACAGGAGTTGGACAAGGAAGCTGCTGAGCTCAAAGCTGTCGTCAAAGACCTTCAAGGGCAGTTATCAGCTCAGGAGTCTGTCCTTTCAGCATCAAATTCAGGAACAGGTCATGAAGACAGAGTAAACCGCCATCAGAAACTCGGAGAATCAGCCATCACTGAGTTACATGAGAGACTTACAGCGgctgagaataaaaacatggaGCTTCTTACTAAGTTAGACGAGGCTCTCAATGAAAAGGGACAACAGACAGCCAGCTACTGTGATTCAGCCTGGAAAATCCAGGAGCTCCTAGAAAAAGTCAAGAttgcagaggaggagaggttAGAGGCAAAGAGAGAGGCTGAGGACAGGACCAGACACTCCGAGCGTTTGTCACAGCAACTAAAACTCAGAGAAGAAGAGCTGAGGCGTAGTGAGGAGAAGCTGGCCGAAGTGAAAGCCAACGCTCACGATGAACAGGAAGAGGCGCTCGTACGGTTGGAGGAGCTCCAAAGTGTGGTCGGTCGAATTCAGGGTGCACTGACTTTAAAAGAGAAGGAGACGGGAAACTTGAGAGCCCAGCTTCAGGACGTTCAAGCCTCTTTGGAGTGCAGGGAGCGGCAAGCAGAGGAACTGAGGAGACGActgcaggaggagagggaggaggtggagcagaGATGTGGCATCAGCTGCGAGGAGCTCGAGAACCAGATGTTGGACTTaagaagaactttaaaaaacaaagaaaaagaagtagCTTCTAGTTCTGAAAAGATCAAGCATTTAGAGGAGCAGTTAGAGAAGCTAAATGCTGAGAGAGAAACTCTGTGCTCTCAAGTTGATGATGCTGAGGCCATTTTATGTTATGAAACTGGGAACGCTCAGGACTACAAAGCCCAATGCAGCAATCTCATGGAAATGAACACAAAGCTTCTCCAAACCCTTAACAAGAGTGAAACCAGCCTTACAGAGCTGACTGAGAGCAGGGCTGCCCTCTTAGATCAGCTGACCTCTTCGAAGGCCTCTGAGAAGCATCTAAAGGGTAGGTTAGAAGCTGCAAATATGAATGTagaggacagagaaaagaagcTTTTAGATGAAAACCTGCATCTTGAGGAAACCATTCAGAAGGCGTTCTTTCAGAAAGAAGAATCAGATGCTCAGTTAAAGACGTTACAGCAGGAAAACTTGAAACTTTTAGATGCTCAGTCCTCACTGAAGACACAATTAACCACTACTCAAGAGAAGCTGGAGTTACTGACTACTAAAGGTGACGTGTTGGAGAAGAGCCTCGCAGTCTCCCAAAGAGGCCAAGCAGAGTTACTTGAGAAACTCCAGGACAGCGAAGAAAAGCTGAGAGCCCAAACTGTGAAATTCAGCCTCCTACAGGCTCACGCCGACGAGCTGGAGAGCAGAACTGGAGAGCTTCACCGTGAAAAAGGAGCTGCAGAATGCAAcgaaaaaatgcagaagcaTCACGATGAACACCAGGCCTCACTGGACAGCAAAGAGGCCCCGATCAGGCTGGTAATAGCTGAAGCTCAGTTGGACCTCAACCTAAGGGAGGTAACCAGGCTcagggaggaggtggtggagctCAGGGCTCAGCTGCTGGCAGGAAATGAGGAGAGGATGAAGGTCCAGGCCCTGCAGGAGGTGACAGAGGCCTCTAGAGAGGATCTCCGTTTATTAGCGGACCAGCTGAAGGCCCAGGTAGAAGAGCTAAACCGCCGGCATGTAGATGAGATTCTTAGATCTCGAGAGCACGAGGAGGCTCTTGTCCGCGAGCGCGACGGCGAGGCGCAGGCTCGAGCAGGTCTGGCTGCAGAGGTGACGAGCTGCAGGGAGGAGCTCGACGGGCTGAAAATGAGCTACGAAGCCCTACGTCTGGAGCACAATGAATCACAAGAGGCACTTCACCGAgccaacacagagacagcagAACTTGGTGTGCACGTCTGCATGCTGACCGCTGAGAAAGAGGAGGCTAGCCTGCGCTGGGAGGACCTGTCAGCGCggctgcaggagctggaggaggaggcggctcAGGAGGCCGAGAGACTGAACGCCTGCTTAGAGCAGCTCCGCCAGGAAAACCAAGAGCTCCATAGTCAGCTGTGTAACAACGAGGAGCTGCTGGCTGTCAAGCAGAAACTGCAGGCCGAACTGAGAGAGGCTCAGCAGGCGGCGGAAACAGGACAAAAGACAAGTCAGAACGAGATTCAGGTCCTTCAGCTTCAACACAGCAGCCAAGCTATGTCCCACAGAAACCAACTACAG GAGGTGAATCAGGAGCTACAGGAAGTGAGGTCACAGCTGGTTATGGAGCAGGAGAAAGCTGACAGATTAGAAAACAAACTCAAGCAGCTGGAG GCTGAGAATCAGAGATATGACCAACAGATTGAGGAGAAAAACATCCAGATGGTCGAGTCGGCAAATCTCATCCTGCAGAAAGAAGATGAGATAATCcatctaaaagaaaatgtgtcaaG GTCTGAGGAGAGTCTGGTCGCAGCTCAGCGGGCCTGTCAGGAGATGGCTGAAAATTTACGGAGGGTCATGCAGGACAAGCAGAGCTTTGATCTGAAGACAGCAGCTGAACTTGATGACCTTTACCGAACCAAAATCAATTTGGAGGAAAGACTTGTGGAGCTCATCAG AGAGAAAGATGCACTTTGGCAGAAGTCAGATGCCCTGGAGTTTGAACAGAAACTGCGGGACGAGGAGACAGAGCGGGACGTCAACTACTGTTTAGGCTGCCACACTCAGTTCAGCTGGTGGCTCCGCAAATACAACTGCAG GCTGTGTGGGCGTCCCTTCTGCTACTACTGCTGCAGCAACACAGTGAGCACCCAGCAGGGCGGCGCCAGAGAGCGCTGCTGTCAGGACTGTTACAACCAGCACAGCGCGGTAGTTGAGCGCCACCCGCAGGTGGAGGTGACTCACAGCACGCCGGGGTCACCGTTCAGCCGCTTGCTGCAGACTACCCGATCTCTGGCTGGCGCTGCAG GGGGAGATGAAGGAGACAAGCCGGACGATGGTGTTTTTGACATTatcacagaagaagaagtgaGCGGCGTTAACAACAGTGGCTCTTTCACCACTGCCTACTCTCCTGGAcatgaccagcagggggcggcaCAGCT AAACAGCAGTGCCAGTACAGGAGACGTCACATCAGAAGATACTGAGGACCTCAGCGCTGCCCTACAGGATGCAGAGATCTGCCTGCTGAAGTCAGGGGAACTTAC GCTCTCCGTTCCTTTCATGGTGGATGACATCTCAGGGTTTGGGGACAGCTCCCGGGAGCTTTTCATCAAGTCCAGCTGTTACAGCATCGTGCCCATCACCATCAACTCTCCTGGTCCCACTGTCTCCTGGACTTTTACCTCTGAACCAAAGAGGATCTCCTTCAGTGTGGTCTACAGGGAGAATGCAGAGACTCCACTGGAGCAGGCCAAG